The proteins below come from a single Mustelus asterias unplaced genomic scaffold, sMusAst1.hap1.1 HAP1_SCAFFOLD_2774, whole genome shotgun sequence genomic window:
- the LOC144490011 gene encoding 26S proteasome regulatory subunit 6A-like, whose protein sequence is MSTEEIVQRTRLLDSEIKIMKSEVLRVTHELQAMKDKIKENSEKIKVNKTLPYLVSNVIELLDVDPNDQEEDGANVDLDSQRKGKCAVIKTSTRQTYFLPIIGLVDAEKLKPGDLVGVNKDSYLILETLPTEYDSRVKAMEVDERPTEQYSDVGGLDKQIQELVEAIVLPMKHKEKFENLGIQPPKGVLMYGPPGTGKTLLARACAAQTKATFLKLAGPQLVQMFIGDGAKLVRDAFALAKEKAPSIIFIDELDAIGTKRFDSEKAGDREVQRTMLELLNQLDGFQPNTLVKVIAATNRVDILDPALLRSGRLDRKIEFPMPNEEARARIMQIHSLKMNVSPDINYEELARCTDDFNGAQCKAVCVEAGMIALRREATELTHEDYMEGILEVQAKKKANLQYYA, encoded by the exons ATCATGAAGAGTGAGGTGCTGAGAGTGACACATGAGCTACAGGCCATGAAAGACAAAATCAAGGAAAACAGTGAGAAGATCAAAGTCAACAAGACCTTGCCATACCTGGTATCCAATGTCATTGAG TTACTGGATGTTGATCCAAATGACCAGGAAGaggatggagcaaatgttgacctGGATTCCCAGAGGAAAGGGAAGTGCGCTGTTATTAAAACTTCCACCCGTCAG ACTTACTTCCTGCCTATCATTGGACTGGTGGATGCTGAGAAGCTGAAACCTGGTGATCTGGTG GGTGTGAACAAGGATTCTTACCTGATCCTGGAAACTCTGCCAACAGAGTATGATTCTCGAGTCAAGGCCATGGAGGTGGATGAGCGACCGACTGAGCAGTACAGTGATGTTGGGGGTCTGGACAAGCAGATTCAGGAG CTTGTTGAAGCTATAGTCCTTCCTATGAAGCATAAGGAGAAGTTTGAAAATCTGGGCATCCAGCCACCGAAGGGAGTTCTGATGTACGGACCACCAGGAACAGGGAAGACCTTGCTGGCCAGAGCCTGTGCTGCACAGACCAAG GCTACCTTTTTGAAACTGGCGGGGCCACAGCTGGTACAGATGTTTATTGGTGATGGTGCAAAACTTGTCCGTGATGCTTTTGCCTTGGCCAAAGAAAAGGCTCCATCCATCATCTTCATTGACGAGCTGGATGCCATTGGTACAAAACG GTTTGATAGTGAAAAGGCTGGGGACCGTGAAGTTCAGCGAACGATGTTGGAACTTCTGAATCAGCTGGATGGCTTCCAACCAAATACCCTGGTCAAG GTGATTGCAGCCACTAACCGAGTGGATATCCTGGATCCAGCCCTGCTGAGGTCTGGCAGACTGGATCGCAAGATTGAGTTCCCGATGCCCAACGAGGAGGCACGAGCAAGGATTATGCAGATTCACTCCCTGAAAATGAACGTGAG TCCCGATATTAACTATGAGGAGTTGGCACGTTGCACTGATGACTTCAATGGAGCTCAGTgcaaggctgtgtgtgtggaagcG GGTATGATTGCTTTGCGCAGGGAGGCAACAGAGCTGACACACGAAGATTACATGGAAGGCATCCTGGAGGTGCAGGCCAAGAAAAAGGCAAACCTCCAATACTACGCCTAA